One window of Mus caroli chromosome 11, CAROLI_EIJ_v1.1, whole genome shotgun sequence genomic DNA carries:
- the Nog gene encoding noggin, with amino-acid sequence MERCPSLGVTLYALVVVLGLRAAPAGGQHYLHIRPAPSDNLPLVDLIEHPDPIFDPKEKDLNETLLRSLLGGHYDPGFMATSPPEDRPGGGGGPAGGAEDLAELDQLLRQRPSGAMPSEIKGLEFSEGLAQGKKQRLSKKLRRKLQMWLWSQTFCPVLYAWNDLGSRFWPRYVKVGSCFSKRSCSVPEGMVCKPSKSVHLTVLRWRCQRRGGQRCGWIPIQYPIISECKCSC; translated from the coding sequence ATGGAGCGCTGCCCCAGCCTGGGGGTCACCCTCTACGCCCTGGTGGTGGTCCTGGGGCTGCGGGCAGCACCAGCCGGCGGCCAGCACTATCTACACATCCGCCCAGCACCCAGCGACAACCTGCCCCTGGTGGACCTCATCGAACATCCAGACCCTATCTTTGACCCTAAGGAGAAGGATCTGAACGAGACGCTGCTGCGCTCGCTGCTCGGGGGCCACTACGACCCGGGCTTTATGGCCACTTCGCCCCCAGAGGACCGACCCGGAGGGGGCGGGGGACCGGCTGGAGGTGCCGAGGACCTGGCGGAGCTGGACCAGCTGCTGCGGCAGCGGCCGTCGGGGGCCATGCCGAGCGAGATCAAAGGGCTGGAGTTCTCCGAGGGCTTGGCCCAAGGCAAGAAACAGCGCCTGagcaagaagctgaggaggaagttACAGATGTGGCTGTGGTCACAGACCTTCTGCCCGGTGCTGTACGCGTGGAACGACCTAGGCAGCCGCTTTTGGCCACGCTACGTGAAGGTGGGCAGCTGCTTCAGCAAGCGCTCCTGCTCTGTGCCCGAGGGCATGGTGTGTAAGCCATCCAAGTCTGTGCACCTCACGGTGCTGCGGTGGCGCTGTCAGCGGCGCGGGGGTCAGCGCTGCGGCTGGATTCCCATCCAGTACCCCATCATTTCCGAGTGTAAGTGTTCCTGCTAG